Below is a window of Gemmatimonadota bacterium DNA.
ACCTCAACGCGCCTGAGCTTGCTCCGTGCGTCGGATTTCGAGAAGTTCAAGGCGTTGCGCGGCCAGCGAACGCGCCGCAGGGCCGAGCCGGGGACGGAGGAGCGCGTGATTTCGGAGAGTCGCCATGAAGTTGACGAGAGGCAGGTTTCTGGGAACGACCGCCGGCGCGGTAGGCGCCGGATTCCTTACGGGATGCGAAGGCGGGTCGAGTTTCGGGACCCGAGCCGGTGTCTCAGCGGACGTCGCCGACATGATCGTGCACGGGCGCATCGTCCACACCATGGACGAGGCCCATCCGATTGCGGAATCGCTTGCCGTGAAAGACGGCCGCTTCATGGCGGTGGGCTCGCGGGCCGACATCGAAGCTCTGCGAGGGGAAGGCACCCTGGTCTTCGACCACGAGGACGCCGTCATCGCTCCCGGGTTCGTCGACGCCCACACGCATCCGGCGGGAGCGGGCGTCAGGGAACTCAAGGACGTGAACGTCGATGTGCGCTCGGTCGCCGAGATCAAGGAGCGCATGGCGGCGCGTGCGCGCACGACGCCTCAAGGCGAGTGGATCCGGGGCTTCAAGTACGACGACACCAAGCTCGCCGAGGGGCGGCCCCTCAACCGGCGCGACCTCGACGAGGCCGTCCCCGACCATCCTGCGGTCGTGGGGCATCGCGGCGGGCACACCAGCGTCTACAACTCGCACGCGTTCGCGCTGGCGGAGGTGACGGTGGAAACCCCCGATCCGCCGGGTGGAAAGTTCTACCGCGAGGACGGCGAGCTCACCGGCCTGGTTGCGGAGCGAGCCAACTACGTCATCTCGCGGCTGATCCCGAACGTTCACACCGATGACGACCGTAGGGCGGGAGTCAAGCTGATCACGGAGCTGATGGCGCAGGCGGGCCTGACCTCCTTCCACGACGCCGGGACCTCGGCCAACAGCGTGAAGGCCTACGGCGCGGCCTACCGGAACGAGGAGCTCAGTTGCCGCGTCTACATGATGATGCGAGGCCCCTACGAAGACCTGCGCCGCGCCGGGGTGTCGACCGGCTTCGGAGACGAATGGCTGCGGGTGGGCGGCGTCAAGTACGGTGCCGACGGTTCGGCGTCGGAGCGGACCATGCGCATGAGCACCCCCTACGTGGGACGACCCGACGACTACGGCATCCTCACCATGACCCGCGAGGCTGTCCGCGATGCCGTCGAGGTCGCCCACCGGGCAGGGTGGCAGGTCGGCATCCACGCCAACGGCGATGTCGCCATCGGAATGGTGCTGGACGCATACGAACGAGTCCAGGAGCTCTGGCCGCGACCGGACGCCAGGCATCGGATCGAGCACTGTTCCCTGGTCAACCCCGATCTGCTCGCACGGATCAAGGCCGCCGGCGCGGTGCCCACTCCCTTCTACACCTACGCCCACTACCACGGCAACAAGTGGGTCGAGTACGGCCCCGAGAAGATGGAGTGGATGTTCGCCCACCGCTCTTTCCTCGACTACGACATTCCGGTCGCGCCCGCGTCCGACTACACGCCCGGCCCCTACGAGCCCCTCATGGCGATCCAGAGCATGGTCACTCGGAAGGACTTCGAGGGTCGAGTCTGGGGTCCGAGCCAGCGCATCACCGTCGCCGAGGCGATGCGCATCTGTACGATGGGCGGGGCCTACGCTTCCTTCGAGGAGGAGATGAAGGGTTCGGTCACGCCTGGCAAGCTAGCCGACTTCGTGGTGCTCGAAGCCGATCCGCACGACGCCGATCCGGACTCGATTAAGGAGATCCCGGTTCTACGCACGGTGGCGGGAGGAAGGGTGACTTGGGAGAGTTAGGCGAGCTCCCGAATTCGCCGGAGAGCCGGCATGCGCCTCCACCTTCGGCGGCAGAGGCGCCTGCGCCACAGACCGATCTCAAGCGGATTCTCCTCACGAGAGATCCGGGGCAGGTCAGAATTAGCGATTGGACACGCGACATCGGCCGCCGGCTTCTCGAGGCGTCCCGGTTCGCCACCGAACCCGACTTCACGCGCCTTCATGCCGAAGACATCGAATTCCTGTTCCGTGCATACGATGCGCGCTTCCTCGACGGAAAGTGCGGAACTCTGCTCGGGCCGGACGGCGTGGGATTCCGCCTTTCCACAAGGATGTCGCGCGCGGGCGGGAAAACCACCCGGTATCGCCGCCCGGACGGGACGACCCGCTTTGAGATTGCAGTCGCCGCATCCGTCCTCTTCGACGGCTTTCGGGCGGGCGACCCGGAGGTCACCGTCGGCGGGCTGCCTTGCCGCCACCGGCTGGAGGCGCTCCAGCGACTCTTCGAA
It encodes the following:
- a CDS encoding amidohydrolase, encoding MKLTRGRFLGTTAGAVGAGFLTGCEGGSSFGTRAGVSADVADMIVHGRIVHTMDEAHPIAESLAVKDGRFMAVGSRADIEALRGEGTLVFDHEDAVIAPGFVDAHTHPAGAGVRELKDVNVDVRSVAEIKERMAARARTTPQGEWIRGFKYDDTKLAEGRPLNRRDLDEAVPDHPAVVGHRGGHTSVYNSHAFALAEVTVETPDPPGGKFYREDGELTGLVAERANYVISRLIPNVHTDDDRRAGVKLITELMAQAGLTSFHDAGTSANSVKAYGAAYRNEELSCRVYMMMRGPYEDLRRAGVSTGFGDEWLRVGGVKYGADGSASERTMRMSTPYVGRPDDYGILTMTREAVRDAVEVAHRAGWQVGIHANGDVAIGMVLDAYERVQELWPRPDARHRIEHCSLVNPDLLARIKAAGAVPTPFYTYAHYHGNKWVEYGPEKMEWMFAHRSFLDYDIPVAPASDYTPGPYEPLMAIQSMVTRKDFEGRVWGPSQRITVAEAMRICTMGGAYASFEEEMKGSVTPGKLADFVVLEADPHDADPDSIKEIPVLRTVAGGRVTWES